One Streptomyces dangxiongensis genomic window, AGCTGTTGCGCACCGGCGATCTGATGCCACCGACGTCCTTCGAGTTCCGGGCCGGCCGGGACGCGCTGGCGCTGACCGTGTTCCTGTCCGACACCGACGGCGAACTCTCCGGCATCCGGGTGATCTCACAACTGGAGAACTGGCTGTCGCTGACCGCCTATGACCAGCCGTGGCAGGACTGGGTGCGGGACCGCATGGCCGAGCTGGCCGAGCGGGCGGCCGGCTCCGGCCTCCCCTCCCCCGACCTGGCACTGGCTGCGGACGCCTGGCGCTGGCTGGAGGAGACCGAACTGCTCGCGCCCGACCTGGACGCGGTGCCGGGCGGCGGCGCGGTGTCCGGCGAGGACGACGGGCCGAAGGTGTGGACCCCGGCCTGGCGGCTCGGACTGCCCCTGGGGCACCTGGCGATCCACCTCTTCTGAACCGAGCGGAATTCACACCAATCCGCGGGCCGGACCGCTCCGAATCCCCTGTCCGCGATTCTGTGCGCGGCTTGAGTGATTCGGCGGTGCGCTGCGTACGGGTGGGAGCAAGGAGTAACCCCACCCGCACCCATAGGCACGAGGATTCGGCATGAGGTCCCTGGAAAGGCATCGCGACGTCGGCGCGTACGCGCTCGGCGTGCTGGACGAGGCGGAGGCCTTCCGCTTCGAGGACCACCTCATGGAGTGCCCCCAGTGCGCGGCACACGTGACCGGGTTCGGGCCCACGACCCGGCAGCTGAGGCTGTACCGGCGGGCCACACCGCGCTTCGTGCACCCCATGACGCGGCCCGGCCCCCGGCTGCTGGAGCGGCTGCTGGGCGAGCTGGCGCAGCGGCAGCGGGCGCGGCGGCGCCGGCTGCTGTACGGCCTGGCCGCGTCGGTGGCGCTCGCCGTGGCCGGCCCCGGGATCGTGGCCTTCGCCGGCCACGCGGCGCCGGCCCGGCACGTCATGGCGGCGACCGATCCGGACACCGGGGTGTGGGCGCGGGTCACCTCGGCGGACGCGGACTGGGGCAGTGATCTGCGGCTGGAGATCAAGGACGGCTCCGGGCGGCACACCTGCCGGCTGGTCGCGGTCGGCCACGACGGCACCGAGCAGGTCGTGGCCGGCTGGACCAGCCCCGGCGAGGGCACCCGGCCCACGACCGCGATGGGGGCCGCCGCGCTGCACCCCGGCCAGATCGCCCGGTACGAGGTGCGTACGGACGACGGCAAGCGGCTGGTCACGGTCGACGCGCCGTGACGACACGGGGCCGGCGGGGCGCGGGGCGAGCGGGGCGGCCTCGGTTCGGCAGCCGACCCTGGCTCACTTCAGCAGTCGGGACAGCCGGCGGTCGGCGAGGGGCTTGCCGCCCGTCTGGCAGGTGGGACAGTACTGGAGCGAGGAGTCGCTGAAGGACACCTCACGGATGGTGTCACCGCACACCGGGCAGGGCTCGCCGGTCCGGCCGTGCACGCGCAGACCGCTCCTCTTCTCCGACTTCAGGCGCCCGGCGGCCACACCGCGGGAGCGTTCGACCGCCTCGGTGAGCGTGCCGCGCAGGGCCTCGTACAGCCGGTGGGTCTCCGCCGGGGTGAGGGACGCGGCGAGCTTGAACGGGGACATCCGCGCGGCGTGCAGGACCTCGTCGCTGTAGGCGTTGCCGACGCCCGCGATCAGCGACTGGTCGCGCAGAGCGCCCTTCAGCCGCCGCCGTTCGTCCGTCAGCAGCGCCGCGAAGCGGTCCTCGTCGAAGTCGTCGGCGAGCGGGTCCGGGCCGAGGCGGGCGATGCCCTCCACCTCCCGCGGATCGCGGACGACGTACACGGCGAGGCGTTTCTGGGTGCCGGCCTCGGTGAGGTCGAAGCCCCCACCCGTCTCCAGCGCCACGCGCAGCGCGAGCGGGCCCTTGCCGGGCTTCGGCGGGCCGTCCGGCAGCCGGTCCCTCCAGTGCAGCCAGCCGGCGCGGGCCAGATGGGTGACCAGGTGCAGCCCGGCGTCCGTCCCGATGTCCAGGAACTTGCCGTGCCGGCGCACGGCCGTCACCTCGGCGCCCTCGACGGCGGTGACCGGAGGGTCGTACGTCTTCAGGACGCTGACGGCGACCGGCAGCACCCGCACCATCCGCAGGCCGACCAGGTGCTCGGTGAGGAAGTCCGTCAGCGCTTCTACCTCGGGCAGTTCCGGCATAGGTCCAGAGTGCCATCCCGTACCGACAACGCCCCGCGCTGCGCCGGGCCGGCCGCTACGGCATCCGGAACTCGCACCACACCGCCTTGCCGCCGCCACGTGCCTCCACGCCCCACACGTCGGCGAGCCGGTCCACCAGGAGCAGACCGCGCCCGGAGACGCCCTGCTCCCCCGCCTCGCGGCGGCGCGGCAGGGCGCTGGAGGAGTCCTCGACCTCGATGCGCAGCCTGCGGTCACTGCCGTCCAGGGCGCGAAGGGTGACGATCGCGGAGCCGTCGGTGTGCATCAGCGCGTTGGTGATCAGCTCGTCGGCGACCAGCTCGATCTCGTCGGCGCGGTCGCGGGCGCCCCAGGCGCGGACCGCGGCCCGGATCATGTGCCGGGCCTGGCTGAGGCCCTTCGCGTCACCGGGCGCGACGTGCTGCCGGAGCCGGCCGCAGGCCCGCGCGGCCTCGGGGGCGCGGCGGCGCAGCAGGAGCAGGGCCACGTCGTCGTCGCCGCCCTGCTCCTCGGCCAGCCGGATCAGCCGGTCGGCGAGGTCGCGCACCTCGTCCGGGCCGTTCCCGATGAGCGTGGCCAGACCGCGCAGACTCTCGTCGAGATCGGTGCCCGGCTGCTCGACGAGCCCGTCGGTGCACAGCAGCAGGGTGTGCCCGGGGTCCAGTTCGAGGGTGGAGACGGGATACTCCAGCCGCCCGAACTCGGCGGACAGGCCGAGCGGCAGCCCGCCCTCGACGGGGACCCGGTCACAGGTGCCGTCGTTGCGCCGGACCAGCGGGTCGATGTGTCCGGCGCGGACCATCTGGACGACACCGGTGGCCAGGTCGGCCTGGGCGTACAGGCAGGTGGCGAAGCGGTCGGTGTCGAGTTCGTGGAGGAAGACGGAGGCGCGGGCCATCACGGTGGCCGGGGTGTGGCCCTCGGCGGCATAGGCGCGCAGCACGATCCGTAGCTGGCCCATGACGGCCGCGGCGTGCGTGTCGTGGCCCTGGACGTCACCGATGACCGCGCCGACCCGGCCTCCGGGCAGCGGGATGACGTCGTACCAGTCGCCGCCGATGTCCCGGCCGAGGGCGGCCGAGCGGTAGCGGACGGCGATGTCGGCGCCGCGGACACGGGGGATGGTGCGGGGCAGCATGGCCTGCTGGAGGCCCTGGGCGAGGTCCTTCTCCTGTTCGTACAGCCTGGCCCGCATAAGGCTCTGCGCGATGCTGCTGCCGAGCGCGACGAGGACGGCGCGCTCCTCGGCGGAGAAGCCCCGCCGGTCGTCGTAGAGCAGTCCCATCGCGCCGATCGGCCGCGCCTGGGCGATCAGGGGCAGGTAGGCGGCCGAGGTGATGTGCAGGTCGTGCAGGTGTGGCCAGAGGATCGGGTAGCCCTCGGCGAACTCCTCCGGCGACTCGATGAACCGGGGGCTGAGCGTGCGGACGACCTCGCTCATCGGATACGGCTCGTCGATCCGGGTGACACGGGTGCCGGGGACGAAGCTGCCCACGGGGCCCTCGGCGACCAGCCGGATGCGGCCTGCCTCGACGAGGCCCATCACCAGGCTGGCCGCGCCGAGGTGACGGACGCCGTGGGTGTCCTTGAGGACATCGATGACGTCCTGGATGGTGCGGGCATGGGCGAGGGCGGCGGAGATGACCTGGACGACGCCGGTCTGCTGCCGGAAGGCCTCGGTCTGGGCGGCCCGGTGGCTGCGTGCCTCGCTGTCGGCGAGTTCCTCGGTGGCGTCCCGGACGATGCCGACGACCCGGCGGGGACGGCCCGAGTCGTCACGCCGGATGTAGCCCTGGGTGTGCGTCCAGCGCGAGGTGCCGTCGCGGCAGCGGATGCGGAAGTAGGCGCCGTAGTTCTCGCTGCCGTCCTTGATGGCCCGGGAGACCACCGCGTCGAGCCGTGCGGCCTCCGGCGGCGGCACCCGGACGGCCAGGGTCTCCGGGCGGCCGTCGTACTCCTCGGGCAGCAGGTCGAACACCTCGAAGGCCTGGGCGTCCATGTGGAACAGGCCGGCGTCCAGGTCCCAGTCGAAGCTGCCCATGCGGTTGAGCGCCAGGATCGGGTCCGGATGGGCGGGCCAGTCCTGCGGCAGTGACAGGGCGCTCGCTCCCCGATCAGCCATGGGCCCACCTTGCCAGCATTTGCCCGATTCTTCGACTGCGGCCCAGGCCCGGGTGCGGCCGCCGGGCACCCCGGCCGCACCGCTGCCGACGCCGCGCCCCGCGCCGGGGCCGTGCCGGCCGGGGGACGCGTACGGTCCACCGCCCGGGCTCAGGCGCCGTCGCCGGGCCGGGCGGGCGGGGGGCGGAGTTTCCGGGGCCGGTGCGGTCGGAGACGGCATCGGCGGGGCCGGTGCGGTGGGGGCTGCGGTTCCCGGGGTCAGGGGCCCCCGGGGGCCGGGGCCCCTGGGTCGTCGCGGTCGGGGTCGGGTCCGGTCGGACTGACGGGGACCGGTGGGGGCGGGGCCACGATCCGGTCCCGGCCGACGTCCTGGCCGGTCCGGCGTTCGATCCAGACGCGGGCATCGACGTCGACGATCGTGATGCTGGTGACGGCCCGGCGCGCCGGGGTCACCGCGATCACCTGGCTGGGCCGGTAGCCGGGCCAGGCGGCACCACGGGCGTCCACGCCGTCGTGGGCCGCCGAGGGCGCCTTCAGCGGGTTGCCGCAGGCGCAGCGCACCCGGGGCACACCGCGGTCGTCGACCAGGACGGCGGTGCCCGCCTGGAGCACGGCCTGGTATCCCACCGCCCGCCGGTCGCGGTAGCCGTGACTGGTGACCCGCGTGTCCCGGCGCAGCGCGACCGGGGTAAGGCCGCGCAGATAGCCGGGGAGGGTGGAGACGGGGACGCCCACCGCGTGGGCGAAGGCGCCCGCCTTGCCGCGGTCCGCCGTGAGGGAGCCGATCTGCCGTTCGACGGCGCAGCCGGCGACGTGCGGGGTGCCCCGGTACAGGCCGGGGGTCGCCCCGGAGAGGGTGTGCGCCGAGGGCAGCGGGGCCAGGGCTCGCCCACCGGTCGGCACGGCGGACGGGGCCGGTGTGAACGGGGGCGGTGCGGACGAGTCCGGTGCGAACGTGGGCGGCATGGTGGCGCCGGCCCGGTCGGGCGCCGGGCCGGTGGTGACAGTGCCGGCGGCGGCCGGGGAGTCGGTGTGGGGGGCTGGACCGGATGCGGTGGTCTTCGGCTCGGACCCGGCCCCGGACTCGGTGAAGGGCTCGGGGCCGCGCTCGGTGGCGGCCTGGAGGAACACCGCCTCGCCCACCCGGTCCTCCTTGACGCCGGTGCCCGCGCAGCCCGCGGCGAGGAGCGCGACCGGGAGCACGCAGGCCGTGACGATGGATCGGGGAGGTATCCGCACCGCACACTCCGCATCACTCCGGGTAATTCCTCCCTATTGTTGGCATCGCCCGCGTTCGGCTGGCAACTCGGGGAACGTCGCCGTGAGAGCGGCACCGGTGTCGCCGCACGGAGGGCGCGCACAGCGTGGACTGGTTCACCGCACCCGGCTACTGGCTGAGCCAACTGGTCTTCCAGCGGGCTCTGGCCGCCGTGTATCTGGTCGCGTTCCTGTCGGCGGCCCTCCAGTTCCGCGCCCTGCTGGGCGAGCGCGGCATGCTGCCGATCCCCCGTTTCACGGCCCGGGTCCGGTTCCGGCGCGCCCCGAGTCTGTTCAAGCTGCACTACTCCGACCGGTTCTTCGCGGCCTGCGCGTGGACGGGGTGCGCGGTGTCGGTGGCCCTGCTCGCCGGCGCGGACTCCGCGCTGCCGCTGTGGGCGGGGATCCTGCTGTGGCTAGTGCCGTGGGCGCTGTATCTCTCGATCGTCAACGTGGGCCAGACGTGGTACGCGTTCGGCTGGGAGTCGCTGCTGCTGGAGACGGGTTTCCTGGCCGCGTTCCTCGGCAACGACGAGGTGGCGCCGCCCGTCGTCGTGCTGTTCCTGCTGCGCTGGATCCTGTTCCGCGTGGAGTTCGGCGCCGGGCTGATCAAGCTGCGCGGCGACGCCTGCTGGCGGAAGCTGACCTGCCTGTACTACCACCACGAGACGCAGCCGATGCCGGGCCCGCTGAGCTGGTTCTTCCACCATCTGCCGGGGCCCCTGCACCGGGCGGAGGCGGCCGCCAACCACGTCACCCAACTGGTCGTACCGTTCCTGCTCTTCACCCCGCAGCCGGTGGCCTCGGCCGCGGCGGCCCTGATGATCGTCACCCAGCTGTGGCTGGTCCTGTCCGGCAACTTCTCCTGGCTGAACTGGATCACCATCGTGCTGGCCCTGTCCGCGCTGCGGCTTCCGGTATCCGCGCCGTCGGTGCGTCCGGCACCGCTGTGGTACGAGGTGCTGGTGCTCGCGGTCGCCGCGCTGCTGCTGTTCCTGAGCTACCGCCCGGTGGTGAACATGATCTCCCGCCGCCAGGTCATGAACCGCTCGTTCGACCCGCTGCACCTGGTGAACACGTACGGGGCGTTCGGCAGCGTCAGCCGGGTCCGCTACGAGGTGGTGGTCGAGGGCACGCTCGACGGCAGCCCGCGCGAGGACTCGGACTGGCGGGAGTACGCGTTCCGCGGCAAGCCCGGCGATCCCCGGCACTGGCCGCGCCAGTTCGCCCCCTACCATCTGCGCCTGGATTGGCTGATGTGGTTCGCGGCGCTGTCGCCCGGCTACGCCGGGGAGTGGTTCGGCGGCCTGGTGGAACGCCTGCTGGAGAACGACCGTGACACGCTCAGGCTGCTCCGCCGCTCCCCCTTCCCGCCGGACACCCCGCCCCGCTACGTCCGGGCCCGGCTGTTCCGGTACCGCTACACGAGCCCGCGGGAGTGGCGGGAGACGGGAGCGTGCTGGGAGCGGACGTACGTGCGGGAGTATCTGCCGCCCACGCGGCTGGCCGGGGCGGTTCAGAGGCCGTAGACGCGCCACGCGGTGCCCTCGAAGAGCGCCGTGCGCTCCGCCTCCCCCAGCTCCGCGGTCAACTCCTGGGCGAGGTGGTGCACTTCGCCGTACGACATCACCGGCGTGCGCACCGGCCAGTCCGAGCCGGACATCAGCCGGCCGGGACCGAAGGCGTCCAGGGCCGTGTCGGTGTACGGGCGCAACGCGGCCGGGGTCCGGGCGGCCGGGCCGGCCACGGTGACCAGGCCGGAGAGTTTGGCCACCGTGTCGGGCAGGGCGGCGGGGGCACGCAGGTCCACCGCCCACCTCTCATGGTCCCCGGAGGCGATGGGCGGCTCGCCCAGGTGGTCGAGGACGAAGGAGCCGGGGAAGGGCCGCTGCCGCCCGGGCGCAGGCCGGGAGCCGGTGGGGCAGGACCACGAGGTCGTACACGAGGCCGGCGCCGGCCACGGCGGCCAGGCCGCGCCGGACGTCGGGGCGCAGCAGCCACCGGGGGTCGGGCTCGTTCTGGAAGTGGGTGAAGATCCGGGTGCCGTCGATGCCCTCCCACCAGAAGGTGTGATGGGGGAAGCTGTTCGTCCGCGACCAGGAGATCTTCCGCGTCAGCAGCCACCGGGAGCCGGCCGCCCTGATGATCCGCGGCGGGGCCGGGGCCGCGCGGACTACCGGGGGGCGTGACGGCGCGGGGGCCGACGAGGTGTACAGCTCCCCTACGGCGCGCACCTCGAACCGTGCCGCCCGTTCGTGCCGGTCGGTCGCCCCGGGCTCTCGACGTACGGCACCCCGAGCGGGCAGAGTTCTCCCTGCCCGTCTTCCGTACCGATCAGTAACGAGGAGCGCCCGTGAGCAGTTGGGCCGGCCGGACCGCTGTCGAGATCGCCGCCGCAGTCCGCGAGAAGCGGGTCACGCCCCGCGAGGTGGTGGCCGACCACCTCGCCCGGATCGACCGGCTCGACGGGCGGGTCGGAGCGTTCCGGAAGGTCCGGGCGGAGGCGGCGCTCGCCGAGGCCGACGAGGTGGCCTCCCGCGGCGGCCTGGACGAACTGCCGCTGGCGGGCGTGCCGTTGGCGGTCAAGGACAACCTGTCGGTGCGCGGCGAGTCGCACCGCGACGGCTCCGCCGCCACCCCGGACACCCCGGCCACCGAGGACCACGTCACGGTGGCCCGGCTGCGGGCGGCCGGCGCGGTGGTGGTGGGCCTGACGAACGTGCCCGAGCTGTGCGTGTTCGGCACCACCGAGGGCCCGTTCGGCACCGCCCGCAATCCGTGGGACCTCTCCCGTACGGCGGGCGGCTCCTCCGGCGGCAGCGCGGCGGCGGTCGCCGCGGGGCTGGTGCCGCTGGCGCTCGGCAACGACGGGATGGGCTCGCTGCGCATCCCGGCGGCGAACTGCGGACTGGTCACCCTGAAGCCGGGGCACGGCGTGGTCCCGGCGGGGATCGGCAACGGCGACTGGTTCGGCATGTCGGAGAACGGCCCGCTGGCCACGACGGTCGGGGATCTACGGCTGATGCTGGCGGTCCTCGCGGACGCGGGGTTCGAGCGCCGGGAGGAGCGGACGCCCCGGCGGATCGCCGCCGCCGTGCGCAGTCCGCTCCCCGGGGTGAGTGTGAGCCGGCCGTACACGACCGCCGTCCGGGAGGCCGCCGGTGTGCTGGCGCGGGCCGGGCACCAGGTGCGGCGCGCCGAACCGCCGTACCCGCTGTCCCTGGGGGTGACCTCGCTCCAGCACTGGACCGCCGGGACGGCGGTGGACGCCGAGGGCCTGGACCGGGGGCGGCTGGCCCGCCGGACCCGGGTGCACGCGACCGTGGGCCGCCGCTTCGTCGGCACGGTCCGCACCGGCGACGCCCGGGAGCGGCTGCGCGCCCGGCTGACCCCCTTCTTCACCGCGTACGACGTGCTGCTCACCCCGGCGCTGGCCCGCCGCTCGCCGCAGGCCGGCCCGTGGCACGAACGCGGCTGGCTGCGCAACCTCCTCGCCAACACCGCCTGTTCGCCGTTCACGCCGCCGTGGAACCTGACCGGCTGGCCCGCGATGTCCGTGCCGTTCGGCACCCTGCCCTCCGGTGCCCCGTGTGCCGTCCAGCTCGTGGGCCGCCCGGGCACGGAGGGCGTCCTGCTGGAGCTGGCGCAGGAACTGGAGGAGCTGAGCCCGTGGCAGCGGACGGCCCCCGTGCCGGACCGCTCGTAGCGGAGGGCGGCACGCGCCGCGGCGGCGGCCACGGGGTCGGTCGCGGGCGTCAAGGGTCGGTGAGGGGGTGGTGGTGGCGGGCGCAGGGCACGGCGGGTGACCAGGGGACCCGGGAGAGGGCCTCGCGCCGGCCCGGCCGCCCGAAGGCCCCGTCCTGGAGCACCTCGGCCACGGGTTCGACCGAGAAGGCCTCGTGCTCACGGGGTACCCACGCCGCCATGTGGGGCTCATGTCGGCCGGCAGGTCGTGCAGTTGTGTCTCGGACGGGTCGTCCCAGCTCGTCCCGTCCGCCTCGATCGCCCGAAGTACCGGTGCCGCCATGCGGGTGACTCCAGTGACCGGTCACGCTCTCGACGTCGTCGGGTTCCGTTTCCGGGATCCACCCGGCGGACGCGAGGTCAGCCCGCGGGTCGGTCCAGCGCCCGGTACATGATGTGCAGGCCGACGCGGCCGTGCCGGGGGTGTTCGTACGCCTCCGGGACGGTGCCGAGGACGGTGAAGCCGAGGGAGGTCCAGAGCCCGAGGGCGGGGTTCGTCTCGACCACGGCGTTGAAGACCATCGCACGGTAGCCGTGGGCCCTGGCCTCGGCCAGGACGTGCTCGGCGAGGGCGCGGCCGATGCCCCGGCCGGTGTGGTCCGGGTCGACCATGAAGCCGGCGTTGGCCACGCGGGAGGCGGGGCCGCCGTAGTTGGGGGTGAGGTAGGCGGAGCCGACGACGGTGCCGGCCGGGTCCTCGGCGACGTAGACCCGCTTGGCCGGGTTCATCCACAGGGCGCGGGCGGCTTCCTCGGTGGTGTCCGGGTCCCAGGTGTAGGTCTCGGCGCCGGCGACGATCCGGTGCCAGAAAGGCCAGATACTCGGCCAGTCCGCGGCCACGGCTTCTCTGATCGGCATGGGCGTGAGTCTGTCACGCCCATGCGTGCGGCGATCGCGACGGGTCCGGCCCGAGGGTCAGTCCACGCTCGGCAGGATGTGGGGCTCGGCGAGGTCGTCCTCGTAACCCGCGAGGCGGATCGGGGCGGACCGGGCCCACACGTCCAGGCTGCCGAGTTCTCCGGGCCGGCGGCCCGCGCGCTCCGTGCGTTCCTTGGGGCGCTGTTCGCGATTCGTCTTCTCCGGTGTCACCGCGCACTCCTTATGTGTCGGTCACCCTCGGGGCGTACCGGACGGTCTGCGCTCCGGCGTTCGACGCCCGTTCGGGTCTGGATGGAAGGCCAGTTCGGACGCGGTGGCGCCAATATCTCAAGACAGAGCAGGCCGTTGTCGACCGGCTCACCCCAGGACGGACGATGGGTGTGGGTGGGACCCCGTACTGCTGTCCGTCCACCCCAGGTTAACCAAATGAGCAGGCATCCGCTCGATAGGGAATGCAAACAAGGTGTAACCAATACGCTTCGTCCGGCTTCCAATACCTCCCAATGTGTGGGTTCTTATGACAATGCGCATCACTCGTGCGACGCGGCGGATCACCCACTCGGCCTACGTCCGCGCACGCGCCCCCGGATCGGCCCGCGCCCGCCCGTCCGGACCCGGCGCAGTTCAGGCGCCGTTGGCCGGGCGGCAAGCTCGTCATGCTCTGCTGGCGCGGCAACGGCTGACTCGCGAGAGGACTGACGCATGGAGCTGCGCAGTGTCGAGGAGCTGATGGACCTGCTGTACGCCGCCCCGCACCGGCACGCGCTGCGGACCGCGGCGCTGCTGCGGCGCGGCCGGCCCGCCGACAAGGAGCTTCAGGTGGCGGCCCTGGTGCACGGCGTCGGGCCGTTGCTGGGCCCGGGCGACGAGGCCGCGCGGGTCGGCAGGGCGGCGGAGGCGGTGCGCGCCCTGCTCGGGGAGCGGGTGTACCGGCTGGTGCGCGGGGACGCGTCCCCCGCCGACGAGGACGTGCCGCGGCTGCGTCAGGCGGCCGAGGAGGCCCGGACGGCGGGCTTCGACGCGGGCGTGCTGGAGGACTGGCGCACGGTGCTGGAACTGGTGGCGGCCCGGAACGCGCGGCTCGGCGCGGTGGACTGACGGCCACCCGTGCGACGGCCGTCCGGGTGACAGCCGTACGCGTGACCGCCGTCCGCGTGACAGCCGTACGCGTGACCGCCGTCCGCGTGACGACCGTCCGGACGACGGCCGCCGGAGTGACAACCGTCGCGGCGACGGCTGCCGGGGTGGTGTCGCGGTGAAGGCCGTCCGGGTGACGTGGCCGGTGCGGGCTGGACCGGGCCGCCGGACGGCTGGAGGCGCTGCGCCGGCTCAAACGCTGGCGCGGCCCCCGCGCCGTCCGTGCCCTGCACGCCCGGCGGGGCACGTCACCCGTGCCGGTCACCACTTGCCGGGCGCGTAGTCCTTCATGAAGACGCCGTACAGGTCCTCGCCCGCCTCGCCGCGCACGATCGGGTCGTAGACGCGGGCGGCACCGTCGACCAGGTCGAGGGGGGCGTGGAAGCCGGCCTCGGCCAGGCGCACCTTGTCCGGGTGCGGGCGCTCGTCCGTGATCCAGCCGGTGTCCACGGCCGTCATCAGGATGCCGTCCTTCTCGAACATCTCCTGGGCGCTGGTGCGCGTGAGCATGTTCAGGGCGGCCTTGGCCATGTTGGTGTGCGGGTGGCCGGCGCCCTTGTAACCGCGCTCGAAGACACCCTCCATGGCGGAGACGTTCACGATGTAGGTCCGGGGGGACTTCGCCGCCGCCATCGCCGGGCGCAGACGGCTGATGAGGATGAACGGGGCCGTGGAGTTGCAGAGCTGGACCTCCAGCAGCTCGACCGGGGTCACCTCCTCCACCGTCTGCACCCAGCTATTGGTGTCGTGCAGGTCGGGCACCAGACCGCCGGCGTCGATCGCCGTACCGGCGGCGATCCGCTCCAGCGACGCCGAGCCGGAGACCAGCGCGAGACCGGTGACGTCCTGGGCGGTCAGCGCGCCGCCGCCGGCGACCGGTAGCTGGGCGACCGCGCCGGAGCCGAAGGTGCCGATCACCTCGGCGGCCGGCAGTTCACCGGCGGGCAGCGGGGCGGACTCGGCGGCGAGCAGTTCGCTGTACGCCTGCGGGGAGCGCCGTACCGTCTGGGCCGCGTTGTTGATCAGGATGTCGAGCGGGCCCTCGGCGGTGACGGAGTCGGCGAGGGCGACGACCTGGGCGGGGTCGCGCAGGTCGATGCCGACGATCTTCAGCCGGTGGATCCACTCGTCGCTGTCGGGCTGGGCCTTGAAACGGCGGACGGCGTCGTTCGGGAAGCGCGTGGTGATCGTGGTGTGCGCGCCGTCGCGCAGCAGGCGCAGCGCGATGTACATGCCGATCTTGGCCCGGCCGCCGGTGAG contains:
- a CDS encoding amidase, with product MSSWAGRTAVEIAAAVREKRVTPREVVADHLARIDRLDGRVGAFRKVRAEAALAEADEVASRGGLDELPLAGVPLAVKDNLSVRGESHRDGSAATPDTPATEDHVTVARLRAAGAVVVGLTNVPELCVFGTTEGPFGTARNPWDLSRTAGGSSGGSAAAVAAGLVPLALGNDGMGSLRIPAANCGLVTLKPGHGVVPAGIGNGDWFGMSENGPLATTVGDLRLMLAVLADAGFERREERTPRRIAAAVRSPLPGVSVSRPYTTAVREAAGVLARAGHQVRRAEPPYPLSLGVTSLQHWTAGTAVDAEGLDRGRLARRTRVHATVGRRFVGTVRTGDARERLRARLTPFFTAYDVLLTPALARRSPQAGPWHERGWLRNLLANTACSPFTPPWNLTGWPAMSVPFGTLPSGAPCAVQLVGRPGTEGVLLELAQELEELSPWQRTAPVPDRS
- a CDS encoding zf-HC2 domain-containing protein, with protein sequence MRSLERHRDVGAYALGVLDEAEAFRFEDHLMECPQCAAHVTGFGPTTRQLRLYRRATPRFVHPMTRPGPRLLERLLGELAQRQRARRRRLLYGLAASVALAVAGPGIVAFAGHAAPARHVMAATDPDTGVWARVTSADADWGSDLRLEIKDGSGRHTCRLVAVGHDGTEQVVAGWTSPGEGTRPTTAMGAAALHPGQIARYEVRTDDGKRLVTVDAP
- a CDS encoding Fpg/Nei family DNA glycosylase, which codes for MPELPEVEALTDFLTEHLVGLRMVRVLPVAVSVLKTYDPPVTAVEGAEVTAVRRHGKFLDIGTDAGLHLVTHLARAGWLHWRDRLPDGPPKPGKGPLALRVALETGGGFDLTEAGTQKRLAVYVVRDPREVEGIARLGPDPLADDFDEDRFAALLTDERRRLKGALRDQSLIAGVGNAYSDEVLHAARMSPFKLAASLTPAETHRLYEALRGTLTEAVERSRGVAAGRLKSEKRSGLRVHGRTGEPCPVCGDTIREVSFSDSSLQYCPTCQTGGKPLADRRLSRLLK
- a CDS encoding DUF6777 domain-containing protein; translation: MRIPPRSIVTACVLPVALLAAGCAGTGVKEDRVGEAVFLQAATERGPEPFTESGAGSEPKTTASGPAPHTDSPAAAGTVTTGPAPDRAGATMPPTFAPDSSAPPPFTPAPSAVPTGGRALAPLPSAHTLSGATPGLYRGTPHVAGCAVERQIGSLTADRGKAGAFAHAVGVPVSTLPGYLRGLTPVALRRDTRVTSHGYRDRRAVGYQAVLQAGTAVLVDDRGVPRVRCACGNPLKAPSAAHDGVDARGAAWPGYRPSQVIAVTPARRAVTSITIVDVDARVWIERRTGQDVGRDRIVAPPPPVPVSPTGPDPDRDDPGAPAPGGP
- a CDS encoding GNAT family N-acetyltransferase, with translation MPIREAVAADWPSIWPFWHRIVAGAETYTWDPDTTEEAARALWMNPAKRVYVAEDPAGTVVGSAYLTPNYGGPASRVANAGFMVDPDHTGRGIGRALAEHVLAEARAHGYRAMVFNAVVETNPALGLWTSLGFTVLGTVPEAYEHPRHGRVGLHIMYRALDRPAG
- a CDS encoding lipase maturation factor family protein; this translates as MDWFTAPGYWLSQLVFQRALAAVYLVAFLSAALQFRALLGERGMLPIPRFTARVRFRRAPSLFKLHYSDRFFAACAWTGCAVSVALLAGADSALPLWAGILLWLVPWALYLSIVNVGQTWYAFGWESLLLETGFLAAFLGNDEVAPPVVVLFLLRWILFRVEFGAGLIKLRGDACWRKLTCLYYHHETQPMPGPLSWFFHHLPGPLHRAEAAANHVTQLVVPFLLFTPQPVASAAAALMIVTQLWLVLSGNFSWLNWITIVLALSALRLPVSAPSVRPAPLWYEVLVLAVAALLLFLSYRPVVNMISRRQVMNRSFDPLHLVNTYGAFGSVSRVRYEVVVEGTLDGSPREDSDWREYAFRGKPGDPRHWPRQFAPYHLRLDWLMWFAALSPGYAGEWFGGLVERLLENDRDTLRLLRRSPFPPDTPPRYVRARLFRYRYTSPREWRETGACWERTYVREYLPPTRLAGAVQRP
- a CDS encoding SpoIIE family protein phosphatase, with amino-acid sequence MADRGASALSLPQDWPAHPDPILALNRMGSFDWDLDAGLFHMDAQAFEVFDLLPEEYDGRPETLAVRVPPPEAARLDAVVSRAIKDGSENYGAYFRIRCRDGTSRWTHTQGYIRRDDSGRPRRVVGIVRDATEELADSEARSHRAAQTEAFRQQTGVVQVISAALAHARTIQDVIDVLKDTHGVRHLGAASLVMGLVEAGRIRLVAEGPVGSFVPGTRVTRIDEPYPMSEVVRTLSPRFIESPEEFAEGYPILWPHLHDLHITSAAYLPLIAQARPIGAMGLLYDDRRGFSAEERAVLVALGSSIAQSLMRARLYEQEKDLAQGLQQAMLPRTIPRVRGADIAVRYRSAALGRDIGGDWYDVIPLPGGRVGAVIGDVQGHDTHAAAVMGQLRIVLRAYAAEGHTPATVMARASVFLHELDTDRFATCLYAQADLATGVVQMVRAGHIDPLVRRNDGTCDRVPVEGGLPLGLSAEFGRLEYPVSTLELDPGHTLLLCTDGLVEQPGTDLDESLRGLATLIGNGPDEVRDLADRLIRLAEEQGGDDDVALLLLRRRAPEAARACGRLRQHVAPGDAKGLSQARHMIRAAVRAWGARDRADEIELVADELITNALMHTDGSAIVTLRALDGSDRRLRIEVEDSSSALPRRREAGEQGVSGRGLLLVDRLADVWGVEARGGGKAVWCEFRMP